One genomic region from Magallana gigas chromosome 3, xbMagGiga1.1, whole genome shotgun sequence encodes:
- the LOC136273685 gene encoding cilia- and flagella-associated protein 263-like has product MAESPATIDDDKDVDVDPLNDYSDEQLFHHVEETMKENEVLQTETQMFEKYLKRNEPKDTLGLPSAGLSSGVAQSGSQQDVGRGVGRKRSKSRTSNINTSLRLTTEQKCDIAQKEIDDLKDEIEQLKENCEKVLDTYKAIMEEADLRLAETKKESYEFERDIVKGAMNPRTGKVIAEKVTRYLDEKNRSRDTLIEKLRLKNSTLKVQKKKLDLQLKQKEEMGEVLHKVDFDQLEIENKQYLEKIDQRNTDLLALKLMSTRTNGVLIKYKKKLHTLTKESERLKSEIGSRNDLLSRIDSETEVVEEERAKAEKINRKLRQQLADFRVPEVMEYVTEKADLYELQKKVKSWERKVEIAEMSLKTHRKTWNQMQMGSQMENQWRMMEAAM; this is encoded by the exons ATGGCGGAGTCACCAGCTACGATTGACGATGATAAGGACGTTGATGTGGATCCTCTGAATGATTATTCAGACGAACAATTATTCCATCATGTAGAGGAAACcat gaaagAAAATGAGGTCCTACAGACTGAGACTCAGATGTTTGAAAAGTACCTCAAAAGAAATGAGCCAAAAGATACCTTGGGTCTTCCAAGTGCGGGTTTATCTAGCGGAGTGGCCCAGTCCGGGTCACAGCAAGATGTGGGGCGAGGAGTCGGAAGAAAGCGGTCCAAATCTAGGACAAGTAACATCAACACTTCCCTCCGACTCACAACGGAACAGAAATGCGACATCGCACAAAAAGAAATCGATGATCTGAAGGATGAAATTGAACAGTTGAAAGAGAACTGTGAAAAAGTTCTAGACACATAcaag gcAATCATGGAGGAAGCTGATTTGAGGTTAGCAGAAACCAAAAAAGAAAGTTATGAATTTGAAAGAGATATTGTGAAGGGTGCTATGAATCCAAGGACTGGCAAAGTTATAGCTGAGAAAGTCACCAGATATCTGGATGAGAAAAACAGATCAAGG GACACCCTTATTGAGAAGCTACGGCTGAAAAATTCCACGTTGAAAGTACAGAAGAAAAAGCTGGACCTTCAGCTTAAACAG aaagaagaAATGGGTGAAGTTTTGCACAAAGTGGACTTCGATCAGTTGGAGATAGAAAACAAACAGTATTTAGAAAAGATTGACCAGAGGAACACAGATTTATTGGCGCTGAAGCTGATGTCCACTAGAACCAATGGTGTTCTCATCAAATATAAG aaaaagtTGCACACATTAACAAAAGAGTCAGAGAGGCTGAAATCAGAAATAGGATCTAGGAATGATTTGCTCTCTAGGATTGATTCAGAAACAGAAGTTGTTGAAGAG GAGAGGGCAAAGGCTGAGAAaattaacaggaagttgagGCAACAGTTGGCAGATTTTCGCGTACCAGAAGTCATGGAATATGTCACAGAAAAAGCGGATCTGTATGAATTGCAAAAGAAAGTCAAGAGCTGGGAGAGGAAAGTTGAAATCGCTGAG atGTCCTTGAAGACACATCGAAAAACCTGGAACCAGATGCAAATGGGAAGTCAGATGGAAAACCAATGGCGGATGATGGAGGCTGCCATGTAA